aaactttaataatattttatatctaaaatactctcatatcaattaattacttttaattttattctttgtacaaattaaattagagctttattcttattttaatttctgtttttcatttaCACCAAACAAAACActgaaatttatttaaatttctgtctcttagtctctgtctcttaGCCTCAGTCTTTCAAACTCTATCTCTCCATCAAATATTATCTAAGTGCTAACCAGCtctattttatttgaatattttgacAAATAGAAGTATGCttccaaaataaaaaaggaacGACATAACAGAATATACAAATATTCCAATCATTGGATTACAATAAAAAACATAGACTTGCCTAGCTGAAGCTAAAAATTATGATTCTCTCTaactttgtaaataaaaaagataatgattccattaaaatataattgattcATTTTTGAAGTAAATGAATACACTAATTTTGGTCTATTACTCAACGGAGAGTAAATCAGTTCTAAGTTTTTTCATATTTGTCTTAGCATTCATTCTCTCAACCTCTCCTTATAGTTCAGCTTCTCTTTAAGACACTGACTATATACCATTCTTCTTAGCTCAATTTGCTACCTTCAATCATTCTACTGAATTTATCCATTCTGCATTTGCTATGTTAATATGCAAAACTCTAAAGCTCGcgtcttaatttttttttggtgactaaatagaaaagaaagaaaaaaaagagacaaaaccaaattaattggCTAGGGTCATATCTAAATCTATTAGATGTTGAAGCTCACTCCATAGTTGGGTCCAATTCGAGTGAATTTCCGCGACAGAAGCAGCTGCTTTAGCCATATAATCTGCAACACTATTTGCAGTCCTCTGAAAAGAATAGAGACTCTCCAATTCCAATTCATAACCTCCTGAATATGCTTTGCCAAATCCCATTCCGGAATATCCTTACTAAGCATTCTTTGGTTTACCAAGAAAAGAGCTTCTAAACAGTCTGTTTCACAAATAACCTCACGAAATTCACTTTCCCAAGCAAGAAGTAAACCTCTCCAAATTGCATACAATTCAGCAAAAAGAACACTGCACACTTCGAATTTTCCAGTGCAACCTTTCAACCAACATCCATCAGGATTGCGAATAATACAACCAAAACCAGCATAGCCAGAAGGAGCAAACCAACTAGCATCACAATTCAATTTAACAGAATGAATTGGAGGTGGAACCCAATGCAAACAAAGTGAAGGAGGAGACAGAGATTGATGCATAGCAAAAATAGTGTGAAACTCCCTTACTGAACTACGAATCAAACTCACCACTTTACTAGCACTCCATGAATCATCTATATTAAATAAGTCATGATTCCTGCTTCTCCAAATCCATCAAATggtcgaaaaaaaagaaaaacatctCCACTCCTTGCACCTCTGTAGAGCCAATCATGTAAATTCGAGTTATCTGAACACAGGCCTAAAAGGGTCCAGACCTCCTTGGCACTAGGGCACTCCCGAAGACAATGAAGAATGGATTCAGAACCATTCTGACACCGATGACAGGTGCTAGATAAAGCTAAACCACGATCCAAACGAAACTCTGCCGTAGGAATAGCATTATGAAGACTGAGCCAAATCAAGAACTTATACTTCTCAGGAATATGCAGACGCCATACCCACAACCAATTATCATGCTCATTCCAGTCAAACTTTCTTTTGGCTAGCCAACTGTACCCACTCCTAGCTGAGTAGAGTCTAGAAGATGCCACACCCCACGACCAACCCGAACTCTCTCCAGCATTCAAATCCGGATTATAAGCATTCAAATGCTGTTTGACATCTTCTGGAATGATAGAGAAAATATCATGGAGATTCCATTGACCATCTTTCCAAACGTCTCTAATAGTTAAATCAGAGTCAGATATATGTACAAAAGGGACATCTTGAGCAATTGGGCCCTCAATACTCCAATTGTCAAACCAAAAAGATTGATCAAGTGACCCAACGCACCAAGAGAAGGCATCCTTAAGAGCACCAAAAGCCTTTGAGATACTCTTCCAAACATGAGAAGCATTGCAAGGGACAGGGCCATCTAAAACTCCCTCATACCTCAGATACTTCGCCCTCAATAGAGCAACCCAAGGCTTGTCCTGACAATGAAAAAGTTGCCACACCAATTTACCAAGTAAAGATATATTAACACACGCAGGGTCTTTAACACCCAGGCCACCAAATTTTTTTGGAGTGATCACGGTCCTCCAATTAACAAGAGAAAGACCTCTACCATCAACTTGACCCTTCCAAAGGAACTGTCTCATCATAGAAGATAATTTATCGCAAACCCAATTTGGAAAAAAATATACCTGCATATGATAGACAGGAATGGATGCTGCAACAGAATTGATCAAGCAAAGTCTCCCTGCTTTATTTAGAAGCCTTCCTTTCCAATTAGCTAATCTTTCCCTCACCTTTTCAATCACCGAATAAAAATAAGCCCTACTGATACGGGAATGATTAAGGTTAACTCCAAGATATCTTCCTAAATCCAAAGCAAAACGTATTGAAGAAATACTAGTAAAAATATCTCTTCTACGAGCAGTCACATTTTTAGAACAAAAAGCTTTAGACTTTTCAAGATTCACTTTCATGCCAGATGCCTTGCAAAAAAATGTTAAGAGAATGCATGACCATTTGGACCTGACTTTTTGTAGCCTGGCAGAAGAGTAAGAGATCATCTGCAAACATCAAATGAGAAAATTTTGGGCCACTCCTAGTGACAGAAACTGGTTTCCACACACTCTCGACCACCTTATGAGATATATAGCAGGCAAGTCTTTCCATACAAAGCACAAATAAGTAAGGAGACATTGGATCGCCCTATCTAAGCCCCCTTCTAGGAGCAAAACTATCCAATCTATTCCCATTCCACATAATAGAAAGAGAGGATGCACGGACACAAGTCATAATCAAATTAACAGTGATGATAGGAAAACCAAAAGCAATGAGAGTACTCTCCAAAAACCTCCAATCCACCCTATCATAAGCTTTTTCAAGATCAATTTTAAAAGCAAGAGTACCTTTCTTGGATTTTGTGTGCTtcatgaaattcaaaatttcttgGGCCACAATAATATTATCAGGAGCACCACGACCCGGAATAAAACTTCCTTGTAAAGGACTAACAATATCTGGAAGAAAAGGCCAAAGTCGGTTAGTCAATACTTTGGTGATAATTTTATAAACAACATTACACAAGCTAATAGGCCTGAAATCCTTCATAAAGGTAGGATTATCAATTTTAGGAATAAGCACAATCAGAGTTTCCATGATGCTAGGATTTAAGAACTCTCCCAAAAAAGCGCTCCAGACAATATTCCAAATCTCAGTGCCTACTATCTCCcaatattctttaaaaaaataagctTGAAAGCCATCTGGACCAGGAGCCTTAAAAGGGCTCATACTGAATACTGCTGACTTGACTTCCGCAAAAGAGATAGGGTCAATTAACCTAGCACAAGCCTCAGTGCTTAGAGTGGGCATCGGAACATCCCCTAAACAATCAACCTCAACCTCTTCCGTTGTACCAAAGAGATTCTTGTAAAAAGAGAGGGCTTCTTCCTGGAGAATATCTGGATCAGTAGACCAAGACCCATCTCTAACATATAATCCATGTACTCTATTATGGTTTCTACGCACCAAAGTCTGAAGATGAAAGAATTTAGTGTTTCTATCCCCATACTTGACCTACTGCTCTCTAGATTTCTGGTACCAAAAAAGTTCCTCTTGCAATAAAAGCCTATTATAATCTTCCCTCAGTTCAGCTTCTTTAATTCTCAAAAATAACACATCGGTAACCTCCAAACGCCGTTGAATCTGATCAATCTGATATTCCAGCTTATTTTTTTGCACAAAAATATTTCCAAAAATCTTTGAGTTGAAGTCCAAAGAAGCCTGTTGAACCATCTTAAGCCTTTCAGTAATGCCTCCAAACTCTTGATTCCAAGCCTTACTAATAACATGTTTATAAGAAGGATGTGTTGCCTACGCAGCTTGGAACCTAAAAGGACAAGAACCTTTCACTCTGGGGCTACCATGACATATGCAGTTTAAAGTTTGTTATAGAAgaatttaaagtttttaaaatactaaataGATATTCTTTTATTCCGGCAAAATATGTTAAGGAGTTCAAACATACACACATGTtctcaaataattaatttttaattaattattatttaaagaatacTTTTAAGTTACTTGTTTAAAATATGAAGATCCATTCTCCAGAAAAACTTTTTATCTTGAAGTAAGTTTGAGACATGACCATATTCAAGTACTACTGTATTTTTAAGCTAATAGCATAtgtaagaaaatagaaaaatctatcatatatatttttatagcGAATAAAATCCACTATTAATTCTTAGAATTTataaataaacagaaatatATGTTCTCATAAATACATATTACAAtgcttaaaaaatataaaaacagaCACAATTACAACAGGTTATTTTATACAGAAGATAAAATCtataataaaaatcaaagtTAATAATGAAATTAGAAGGagcaaaataaaatagtatGCCTTGTGAGATTATTTCAATATGAACCTATTATGCACTGACAAATTAAGTTCAATGTGCAGTACATGGGTATGATTAGTAATATAAATAGTCATTACTCAAGAAAGTAAGCAAAAGTCTTAATGAAGAGTTGTCTAAGATTTTAATgtagtaaaataaaattatcatcAATTATCAAATCCTATCCATCAGCGAGGTATTAAGTAATAAGCTAAACCAAAGGTGTAACCCATAGACCACAATCGATGAAAATGATAACGAACAATTTGGTAGGAATAAAACACACAATTCCTACTTGTAAAAATTAGAGAAGCAATAATATCCATTCACAACAAGTATTAATACCAACACAATAATATTTAATAGTAGCAGAAAAatcacataaataaaaaattagagacTAGCTAATACATCAAGATTTTTAATGTGAAAAATCTCTTCAATGAGAAAAGTAAAAACCACGAGTCATCAAGACCAGGAAATAGCTTCACTATGATAAAAAATAGAGTACAAGAGAGTCACAAATTACTGCACAAAACGTGCATGTAACAAGTCAAACAACCTAAGCTTCAAAGTTTtcaaaacaagaacaagaagatgaaaatatcACAAAAACAGAACTATTGTGCTTGGCTAATATCTCCAGATATCAACatctaatcaaagatccaaacagtGAAATCAAAGAACCAGATATGTAGAATACACTGTCCAAATTTGAGCTTGATCCAACGATTAACGAATCTGCAGCAACTAATTTACAGAGACAGCTTTGTGTATGTGCAAAAAtaactttctctcttcttttctctctAATGTTTGGTGTTCTCCTTTCAAAATGACCTCTCTCTTTGTCTCTCTCAACCCTAACTCACCTCAGCCACTTCAACTATTCATGGGCTTGGATACTAATATTTGGACTTTTTATCCACATAGGAAGGGAGTCCAAAAAACCCAACAAATCTCCCCCTTACGACTATGTGAAGGTAACTGCCAATCCGGCGATTAAGCAACAAACTTCAAACTTCCATCTTGGTAATGCCTTGGTCATCATATTAGAACCATTCTCATCAGTATGAACCTTTTCAAGTTCCAACAACTCAGCATCCACAACATCACGTATCCAATGATATCTCACATCAATATGTTTGGATCGAGAATAAAAAGTAGAGTTTTTACCAAAATGTATAGCACTGACTATCACGAAACGACATATACCTCTCTTGAGTAAACCCAATTTCTTTCAAGAATTTTTTCATCCAAAGCATCTCCTTGCACGCTTCAATAATGGCAATAAACTCTGCTCGGTAGTAGACAAAGCAACACATTTTTACAATCTAGATTGCCAAGACACAACTCCACCCGCAAAGTTGATCAAGAATCCTAAAATGGACCTTTTAGAGTCAATATCTCCCGCCATGTCTGAGTCAGTGTAACTAACTAGAATAGGATTATCACTTCCATAACACAACTTCATGTTATAAGTACTACGAAGATATCTCATTATCCATTTTACAGCATTCCAATGCTCTCTTCCTGGGTTTGAAATAAAACGGCTAACACAACCAACAACATGAGCTATATCCGGTCTTGTGCATACCATAGCATACATTAAACTACCAACGGCTGATGCATATAGAAATTTTTCCATgtctttcttctcttcatcacTTGATGGACTTTGCTTGCAACTCAATTTGAAGTGTGTAGCAAGAGGAGTACTAACGACTTTTTCTTTCTCCATTTGGAACCTGTGCAACATTGTCTCTATGTATTTCTCTTGTGACAAccaaagtttcttctcctttctgtCACGCTCGATTCTTATACCAAGGATTTCCTTTTCCGGCCCAAGATCTTTCATTGCAAATGACATTTCAAGTTGCTTCTTCAACATATCAATCCTAGAAGCATTCTGACCAACAATAagcatgtcatcaacatatatcaaaaggataataaaattattactaGCAAACTGTTTAACAAATACACAATTATCAGAAGTAGTCTTCTTGTAGCCTTGTTCTGCCATAACAGACTTGAACTTCTTGTACCATTGTCTTGGAGTTTGCTTCAAGCCATACAAGCTCTTATTCAGTTTAAAAAACATGATCTTCTTTACCCTTTACCATGAAACCTTCAAGTTGTTCCATATAAATTTCATCCTTAAGATCGCCATGAAGGAAAGCAGTTTTCACATCCATCTACTCTATCTCTAAATCAAGACTTGCAGTCAAACTCAAAATAGTCCTAATAGAAAATTTTCTCACAATCGATGAAATGATTTCATTATAGTCAACTCCCTTTTTCTACCTGTAGCCCTTGACGACCAAT
This sequence is a window from Arachis stenosperma cultivar V10309 chromosome 10, arast.V10309.gnm1.PFL2, whole genome shotgun sequence. Protein-coding genes within it:
- the LOC130957737 gene encoding uncharacterized protein LOC130957737; protein product: MHQSLSPPSLCLHWVPPPIHSVKLNCDASWFAPSGYAGFGCIIRNPDGCWLKGCTGKFEVCSVLFAELYAIWRGLLLAWESEFREVICETDCLEALFLVNQRMLSKDIPEWDLAKHIQEVMNWNWRVSILFRGLQIVLQIIWLKQLLLSRKFTRIGPNYGVSFNI